In one Bacillus thuringiensis genomic region, the following are encoded:
- a CDS encoding cupin domain-containing protein, whose translation METVNLIELTKDIQDQHKNFVVSNVNSHCLRIAVFTGEYDWHYHSNSDELFIVLEGELVIDFEDGETAVLKPNDSILIPACTIHRTRALKRTVNLCFENIEADTIIVEQL comes from the coding sequence ATGGAAACTGTGAACTTAATAGAATTAACAAAGGACATTCAAGATCAACATAAAAACTTCGTCGTTTCAAATGTAAATAGTCATTGCTTACGAATCGCTGTATTTACTGGTGAATATGATTGGCACTATCATTCTAATTCGGATGAATTATTCATTGTATTAGAGGGAGAATTAGTTATTGATTTTGAGGATGGAGAAACAGCGGTATTAAAGCCAAATGATTCTATTTTAATTCCAGCATGTACGATTCATAGAACGAGAGCATTAAAGAGAACGGTAAATCTTTGTTTTGAAAATATAGAGGCGGATACAATTATAGTGGAGCAATTATGA
- the ald gene encoding alanine dehydrogenase: MRIGIPTEIKNNENRVAMTPAGAVHLVQNGHEVFVQKGAGLGSGFTDEEYVQAGAKLVETAEEAWNQDMVMKVKEPVASEYGYFREGLILFTYLHLAPEPELTKALIDNKVVSIAYETVQLDNRSLPLLAPMSEVAGRMSAQIGAQFLEKNKGGKGILLAGVPGVKRGKVTIIGGGQAGTNAAKIAVGLGADVTIIDLSAERLRQLDDIFGNQVKTLMSNPYNIAEAVKESDLVIGAVLIPGAKAPKLVTEEMIQSMEPGSVVVDIAIDQGGIFETTDRITTHDNPTYEKHGVVHYAVANMPGAVPRTSTLALTNVTVPYAVQIANKGYKDACLGNTALLKGINTLDGYVTFEAVAEAHGLQYADAKELLEKAPALS, from the coding sequence TGAAGTTTTTGTTCAAAAAGGAGCAGGTTTAGGGTCTGGCTTTACGGATGAAGAATACGTACAAGCTGGTGCGAAACTTGTTGAAACTGCTGAAGAAGCATGGAATCAAGATATGGTTATGAAGGTAAAAGAGCCAGTAGCAAGTGAATACGGCTATTTTCGCGAAGGTTTAATTTTATTCACATACTTACACTTAGCTCCAGAACCAGAATTAACGAAAGCATTAATTGATAACAAAGTTGTATCAATTGCATACGAAACAGTACAATTAGATAATCGTTCATTACCATTACTTGCACCTATGAGTGAAGTAGCAGGTCGTATGTCTGCACAAATCGGTGCACAATTCCTTGAGAAAAACAAAGGCGGTAAAGGTATTTTACTTGCAGGCGTTCCAGGGGTAAAACGCGGCAAAGTAACAATTATCGGCGGTGGTCAAGCTGGTACAAACGCAGCGAAGATTGCAGTAGGTTTAGGTGCAGATGTAACAATCATCGACTTAAGCGCAGAACGTCTTCGTCAACTAGATGACATTTTCGGTAACCAAGTAAAAACATTAATGTCTAATCCATACAACATTGCAGAAGCTGTAAAAGAATCTGACCTTGTTATTGGTGCAGTATTAATTCCAGGTGCAAAAGCGCCAAAACTTGTAACTGAAGAAATGATTCAATCAATGGAACCAGGTTCTGTCGTTGTAGATATCGCGATTGACCAAGGTGGTATTTTCGAAACAACTGATCGTATTACAACTCATGATAACCCAACTTACGAAAAACACGGCGTTGTTCATTATGCAGTTGCTAATATGCCAGGTGCGGTTCCACGTACGTCAACTCTTGCATTAACAAACGTAACAGTACCATATGCAGTGCAAATTGCCAACAAAGGCTACAAAGATGCTTGCCTAGGCAACACTGCATTATTAAAAGGTATTAACACATTAGACGGATATGTAACATTCGAAGCAGTTGCAGAAGCGCACGGCTTACAATACGCTGATGCGAAAGAGCTTCTTGAAAAAGCTCCTGCTTTATCATAA